The Temnothorax longispinosus isolate EJ_2023e chromosome 7, Tlon_JGU_v1, whole genome shotgun sequence genome contains a region encoding:
- the LOC139816855 gene encoding uncharacterized protein, giving the protein MLPRLMLLVALLLLTMGVILSKGCELDQMRYGCRIYNAQCSCGYGCKSEYRYDNNDDCKLALKGRRSDICSRSKPCLNEGSCSQISSEPGFKCRCEGTGFYGTYCETPCPRPDNTLFRGQFPYECVVI; this is encoded by the exons ATGCTACCAAGATTGATGCTGTTGGTCGCTCTACTCCTTTTAACAATGG GAGTTATATTGTCGAAGGGGTGCGAGTTGGATCAGATGCGATACGGATGTCGCATCTACAATGCACAATGCAGTTGCGGCTACGGCTGCAAATCCGAATATAGATATGACAACAATGATGATTGCAAGTTAGCGCTGAAAG GAAGACGTAGCGACATATGCTCTCGATCGAAACCATGCCTGAACGAAGGCTCGTGTTCCCAAATATCGTCAGAGCCCGGATTTAAGTGTCGTTGCGAAGGAACTGGATTTTATGGCACTTACTGCGAGACAC CTTGTCCACGACCAGACAATACACTTTTCCGAGGACAATTCCCTTACGAGTGCGTCGTGATCTAA
- the LOC139816853 gene encoding suppressor APC domain-containing protein 2 isoform X1, which translates to MAQIQTSTVDGLPKHFVNAMRTLFDIMDDQNTGFVKFADIEGRWQDDGTQGLPKGVLDSLKKVTPPNGMLSFERFCAGLKICLLQIQAEVDAKKHDGQPNRPPSAPILIPDSQNKAVWTSPNTAAIRPNNAISQQRTLSMPQLLANRKDVNAQLELMDGRNIGEPKINKVYGPPKPPRTGAALEGRTMGLERNFDKSEIRTALQNWQMGLMMSDEKEKRQLQAVNYRPDPRTLLRPARVLGDGKAVDIQSNQLGLQAKKPLNRRREPRRHTLQNGIDYNMMKRMKQIEQEKDVLLQGLAAVDKAREWYLKQIAITQEKIKHLGQMGSHVEQWTEAQQERLELQRARVLEVNRHLAALISSWERGGLPLHMNLAFLSAPTSAQLQQDMLSRLKQQNHRLTEEVSKKSQRIALLEQEKDSLVRELYNRQSGLVQSRRATMIQEQHDQTFII; encoded by the exons ATGGCGCAAATACAGACGTCGACGGTGGACGGGCTGCCGAAGCACTTCGTCAACGCGATGCGCACGCTGTTCGACATAATGGACGATCAGAACACCGGTTTCGTCAAGTTCGCCGATATCGAGGGCCGATGGCAGGACGACGGCACGCAGGGCCTGCCCAAGGGTGTGCTGGATAGCCTGAAGAAGGTCACGCCACCGAACGGAATGCTGTCGTTCGAGAGATTCTGCGCCGGTCTCAAGATCTGTCTGCTGCAGATACAGGCGGAGGTGGACGCGAAGAAGCACGACGGCCAGCCCAACAGGCCGCCCTCCGCACCGATACTCATCCCCGATAGTCAGAACAAGGCGGTTTGGACCTCGCCCAACACCGCCGCTATAAGACCCAACAACGCCATATCCCAGCAACGTACCCTCAGTATGCCGCAGCTGTTGGCCAATCGCAAGGACGTGAACGCGCAGCTGGAACTGATGGACGGGAGGAACATCGGCGAGCCGAAGATCAACAAGGTGTACGGCCCGCCGAAACCGCCGCGGACCGGCGCCGCATTGGAAGGCAGAACGATGGGCCTAGAACGTAATTTTGACAAATCTGAGATTAGGACGGCGCTGCAAAACTGGCAGATGGGTCTCATGATGAGCGACGAGAAGGAGAAGCGTCAGCTGCAGGCGGTAAATTACAGGCCGGACCCCAGGACACTGTTGAGACCGGCCAGAGTGCTGGGCGATGGCAAAGCAGTTGATATACAGAGTAATCAACTCGGTCTTCAAGCCAAGAAACCATTGAATCGCCGCAGAGAGCCCAGGCGGCACACGTTGCAGAATGGTATTGATTACAATATG ATGAAAAGGATGAAGCAGATTGAGCAGGAGAAGGATGTGTTACTTCAAGGTCTAGCTGCTGTTGATAAAGCTAGAGAATGGTACTTGAAGCAGATAGCAATCACTCAAGAGAAGATTAAGCATCTCGGACAAATGGGTTCCCATGTG GAACAATGGACAGAGGCACAGCAAGAGCGCTTGGAACTGCAACGCGCGCGTGTTCTGGAAGTAAATCGGCATTTAGCTGCCTTGATAAGTAGCTGGGAACGCGGAGGACTTCCCCTTCATATGAATCTTGCGTTCCTGAGTGCTCCGACCTCGGCCCAGCTTCAGCAAGATATGTTGTCAAGGCTTAAACAACAAAATCACAGATTAACCGAg GAAGTTAGCAAAAAGAGCCAACGAATAGCGTTACTCGAGCAAGAAAAAGATAGTCTGGTtagagaattatataatagacAGTCTGGTCTGGTGCAGTCCCGAAGAGCGACAATGATCCAGGAACAACACGATCAAACATTCAT AATATGA
- the LOC139816853 gene encoding suppressor APC domain-containing protein 2 isoform X2: MAQIQTSTVDGLPKHFVNAMRTLFDIMDDQNTGFVKFADIEGRWQDDGTQGLPKGVLDSLKKVTPPNGMLSFERFCAGLKICLLQIQAEVDAKKHDGQPNRPPSAPILIPDSQNKAVWTSPNTAAIRPNNAISQQRTLSMPQLLANRKDVNAQLELMDGRNIGEPKINKVYGPPKPPRTGAALEGRTMGLERNFDKSEIRTALQNWQMGLMMSDEKEKRQLQAVNYRPDPRTLLRPARVLGDGKAVDIQSNQLGLQAKKPLNRRREPRRHTLQNGIDYNMMKRMKQIEQEKDVLLQGLAAVDKAREWYLKQIAITQEKIKHLGQMGSHVEQWTEAQQERLELQRARVLEVNRHLAALISSWERGGLPLHMNLAFLSAPTSAQLQQDMLSRLKQQNHRLTEEVSKKSQRIALLEQEKDSLVRELYNRQSGLVQSRRATMIQEQHDQTFM; this comes from the exons ATGGCGCAAATACAGACGTCGACGGTGGACGGGCTGCCGAAGCACTTCGTCAACGCGATGCGCACGCTGTTCGACATAATGGACGATCAGAACACCGGTTTCGTCAAGTTCGCCGATATCGAGGGCCGATGGCAGGACGACGGCACGCAGGGCCTGCCCAAGGGTGTGCTGGATAGCCTGAAGAAGGTCACGCCACCGAACGGAATGCTGTCGTTCGAGAGATTCTGCGCCGGTCTCAAGATCTGTCTGCTGCAGATACAGGCGGAGGTGGACGCGAAGAAGCACGACGGCCAGCCCAACAGGCCGCCCTCCGCACCGATACTCATCCCCGATAGTCAGAACAAGGCGGTTTGGACCTCGCCCAACACCGCCGCTATAAGACCCAACAACGCCATATCCCAGCAACGTACCCTCAGTATGCCGCAGCTGTTGGCCAATCGCAAGGACGTGAACGCGCAGCTGGAACTGATGGACGGGAGGAACATCGGCGAGCCGAAGATCAACAAGGTGTACGGCCCGCCGAAACCGCCGCGGACCGGCGCCGCATTGGAAGGCAGAACGATGGGCCTAGAACGTAATTTTGACAAATCTGAGATTAGGACGGCGCTGCAAAACTGGCAGATGGGTCTCATGATGAGCGACGAGAAGGAGAAGCGTCAGCTGCAGGCGGTAAATTACAGGCCGGACCCCAGGACACTGTTGAGACCGGCCAGAGTGCTGGGCGATGGCAAAGCAGTTGATATACAGAGTAATCAACTCGGTCTTCAAGCCAAGAAACCATTGAATCGCCGCAGAGAGCCCAGGCGGCACACGTTGCAGAATGGTATTGATTACAATATG ATGAAAAGGATGAAGCAGATTGAGCAGGAGAAGGATGTGTTACTTCAAGGTCTAGCTGCTGTTGATAAAGCTAGAGAATGGTACTTGAAGCAGATAGCAATCACTCAAGAGAAGATTAAGCATCTCGGACAAATGGGTTCCCATGTG GAACAATGGACAGAGGCACAGCAAGAGCGCTTGGAACTGCAACGCGCGCGTGTTCTGGAAGTAAATCGGCATTTAGCTGCCTTGATAAGTAGCTGGGAACGCGGAGGACTTCCCCTTCATATGAATCTTGCGTTCCTGAGTGCTCCGACCTCGGCCCAGCTTCAGCAAGATATGTTGTCAAGGCTTAAACAACAAAATCACAGATTAACCGAg GAAGTTAGCAAAAAGAGCCAACGAATAGCGTTACTCGAGCAAGAAAAAGATAGTCTGGTtagagaattatataatagacAGTCTGGTCTGGTGCAGTCCCGAAGAGCGACAATGATCCAGGAACAACACGATCAAACATTCATGTAA
- the Trhn gene encoding tryptophan 5-hydroxylase 1 isoform X2 yields MSGSGKSLLGVWLYRRGESWAVKEGSPLHKSRDIPESENNPTSGNKNSVIFSLKNQVGGLARALQVFQDLGINVVHIESRKSLRRGSEYDIMVDVECDSKRMEQLMKMLSREVAAINLAHYEQIGSIPRAPSLSTATSFDFSEVDMPWFPRKISDLDRAQKVLMYGSELDADHPGFKDTVYRKRREEFADIAYNYRHGQPIPRVQYTPDEIRTWGTVFRELHHLYQKYACKEYLENWPKLVKYCGYREDNIPQLQDINVFLKRTTGFQLRPVAGYLTPRDFLSGLAFRVFHCTQYIRHSSDPFYTPEPDCCHELLGHMPLLANPSFAQFSQELGLASLGASDEDIDKLATLYFFTVEFGLCKQDGMLRVYGAGLLSSVAELRHAVTTPEKTMRFEPDVTCKQECIITAFQNAYYYTDSIEEAKEKMRAFANQIQRPFGIRYNPYTQSVEVLTDAQKITAVVTELRGDLCIVSNALKKIHEQDDTVDVERITSLLTHGIDLPQDSGNSSSDSDDSPNAEETRPREDQQLRHDDEDAINVKN; encoded by the exons ATGAGTGGATCGGGGAAGAGTCTTCTCGGGGTGTGGCTGTACAGGAGAGGCGAGAGTTGGGCCGTCAAGGAAGGAAGTCCGCTACACAAATCGCGCGAC ATCCCCGAGAGTGAGAATAATCCGACTAGTGGCAACAAGAATTCCGTGATATTTTCCTTGAAGAATCAGGTCGGTGGCTTAGCACGAGCACTTCAAGTGTTTCAG GATTTAGGCATAAATGTCGTGCACATCGAATCGAGGAAGTCGCTGCGCCGCGGCTCCGAGTACGATATCATGGTGGATGTCGAGTGCGACTCGAAGAGGATGGAGCAATTGATGAAGATGCTGAGCCGCGAAGTGGCGGCTATCAATCTCGCCCATTACGAGCAAATCGGAAGTATACCACGCGCGCCTTCTCTTTCGACCGCGACGAGCTTCG ATTTTAGCGAGGTAGACATGCCCTGGTTCCCGCGGAAGATATCGGACCTCGATCGGGCGCAAAAAGTTCTCATGTACGGATCGGAATTGGACGCGGATCATCCC GGTTTCAAGGATACCGTGTATCGTAAACGCCGCGAGGAGTTCGCTGATATTGCTTATAATTACAGGCA TGGTCAACCGATACCGAGAGTGCAGTACACGCCGGATGAGATCAGAACTTG GGGAACCGTTTTCCGCGAACTGCATCAcctttatcaaaaatatgcgTGCAAGGAATATCTGGAAAATTGGCCGAAGCTGGTCAAGTATTGTGGATACAG AGAAGACAATATACCACAACTGCAGGATATAAACGTTTTCCTGAAGC GAACGACCGGATTTCAACTTCGCCCAGTCGCAGGATATCTGACACCGCGGGATTTCCTCTCCGGCCTCGCTTTCCGAGTGTTTCACTGCACGCAGTATATTCGACACTCTTCCGATCCATTTTACACGCCGGAGCC AGATTGCTGCCACGAATTGCTGGGCCACATGCCGCTGCTCGCGAACCCAAGCTTCGCGCAATTCTCTCAAGAACTCGGTCTGGCTTCTCTCGGCGCGTCGGACGAAGATATAGACAAACTAGCGACC CTGTACTTCTTCACGGTGGAGTTCGGTCTGTGCAAGCAAGACGGTATGCTGCGCGTTTACGGGGCCGGTCTGCTGTCGTCGGTGGCGGAACTGCGACACGCGGTCACCACCCCCGAGAAGACCATGAGATTCGAACCGGACGTCACTTGCAAGCAGGAATGCATCATCACCGCGTTCCAGAATGCGTATTATTACACGGACAGCATAGAGGAGGCAAAGGAGAAAATGCG CGCGTTCGCTAATCAGATTCAACGGCCCTTCGGGATACGCTACAACCCGTACACTCAGTCAGTGGAGGTCCTTACGGACGCCCAGAAGATCACGGCAGTGGTCACCGAGCTGCGGGGCGATCTTTGCATAGTATCGAACGCTCTGAAGAAGATCCATGAGCAGGACGACACCGTCGACGTCGAAAGGATAACGAGCCTGCTGACGCACGGCATCGACTTGCCGCAGGACAGCGGCAACTCGTCCTCGGACAGCGACGATAGTCCCAACGCCGAGGAGACTCGTCCTCGGGAAGATCAGCAATTGCGTCACGACGATGAAGATGCCatcaatgtaaagaattaa
- the Trhn gene encoding tryptophan 5-hydroxylase 1 isoform X1, with translation MSGSGKSLLGVWLYRRGESWAVKEGSPLHKSRDVCCRDDIPESENNPTSGNKNSVIFSLKNQVGGLARALQVFQDLGINVVHIESRKSLRRGSEYDIMVDVECDSKRMEQLMKMLSREVAAINLAHYEQIGSIPRAPSLSTATSFDFSEVDMPWFPRKISDLDRAQKVLMYGSELDADHPGFKDTVYRKRREEFADIAYNYRHGQPIPRVQYTPDEIRTWGTVFRELHHLYQKYACKEYLENWPKLVKYCGYREDNIPQLQDINVFLKRTTGFQLRPVAGYLTPRDFLSGLAFRVFHCTQYIRHSSDPFYTPEPDCCHELLGHMPLLANPSFAQFSQELGLASLGASDEDIDKLATLYFFTVEFGLCKQDGMLRVYGAGLLSSVAELRHAVTTPEKTMRFEPDVTCKQECIITAFQNAYYYTDSIEEAKEKMRAFANQIQRPFGIRYNPYTQSVEVLTDAQKITAVVTELRGDLCIVSNALKKIHEQDDTVDVERITSLLTHGIDLPQDSGNSSSDSDDSPNAEETRPREDQQLRHDDEDAINVKN, from the exons ATGAGTGGATCGGGGAAGAGTCTTCTCGGGGTGTGGCTGTACAGGAGAGGCGAGAGTTGGGCCGTCAAGGAAGGAAGTCCGCTACACAAATCGCGCGACGTATGTTGCCGCGACGAT ATCCCCGAGAGTGAGAATAATCCGACTAGTGGCAACAAGAATTCCGTGATATTTTCCTTGAAGAATCAGGTCGGTGGCTTAGCACGAGCACTTCAAGTGTTTCAG GATTTAGGCATAAATGTCGTGCACATCGAATCGAGGAAGTCGCTGCGCCGCGGCTCCGAGTACGATATCATGGTGGATGTCGAGTGCGACTCGAAGAGGATGGAGCAATTGATGAAGATGCTGAGCCGCGAAGTGGCGGCTATCAATCTCGCCCATTACGAGCAAATCGGAAGTATACCACGCGCGCCTTCTCTTTCGACCGCGACGAGCTTCG ATTTTAGCGAGGTAGACATGCCCTGGTTCCCGCGGAAGATATCGGACCTCGATCGGGCGCAAAAAGTTCTCATGTACGGATCGGAATTGGACGCGGATCATCCC GGTTTCAAGGATACCGTGTATCGTAAACGCCGCGAGGAGTTCGCTGATATTGCTTATAATTACAGGCA TGGTCAACCGATACCGAGAGTGCAGTACACGCCGGATGAGATCAGAACTTG GGGAACCGTTTTCCGCGAACTGCATCAcctttatcaaaaatatgcgTGCAAGGAATATCTGGAAAATTGGCCGAAGCTGGTCAAGTATTGTGGATACAG AGAAGACAATATACCACAACTGCAGGATATAAACGTTTTCCTGAAGC GAACGACCGGATTTCAACTTCGCCCAGTCGCAGGATATCTGACACCGCGGGATTTCCTCTCCGGCCTCGCTTTCCGAGTGTTTCACTGCACGCAGTATATTCGACACTCTTCCGATCCATTTTACACGCCGGAGCC AGATTGCTGCCACGAATTGCTGGGCCACATGCCGCTGCTCGCGAACCCAAGCTTCGCGCAATTCTCTCAAGAACTCGGTCTGGCTTCTCTCGGCGCGTCGGACGAAGATATAGACAAACTAGCGACC CTGTACTTCTTCACGGTGGAGTTCGGTCTGTGCAAGCAAGACGGTATGCTGCGCGTTTACGGGGCCGGTCTGCTGTCGTCGGTGGCGGAACTGCGACACGCGGTCACCACCCCCGAGAAGACCATGAGATTCGAACCGGACGTCACTTGCAAGCAGGAATGCATCATCACCGCGTTCCAGAATGCGTATTATTACACGGACAGCATAGAGGAGGCAAAGGAGAAAATGCG CGCGTTCGCTAATCAGATTCAACGGCCCTTCGGGATACGCTACAACCCGTACACTCAGTCAGTGGAGGTCCTTACGGACGCCCAGAAGATCACGGCAGTGGTCACCGAGCTGCGGGGCGATCTTTGCATAGTATCGAACGCTCTGAAGAAGATCCATGAGCAGGACGACACCGTCGACGTCGAAAGGATAACGAGCCTGCTGACGCACGGCATCGACTTGCCGCAGGACAGCGGCAACTCGTCCTCGGACAGCGACGATAGTCCCAACGCCGAGGAGACTCGTCCTCGGGAAGATCAGCAATTGCGTCACGACGATGAAGATGCCatcaatgtaaagaattaa